Proteins encoded together in one Lutra lutra chromosome 4, mLutLut1.2, whole genome shotgun sequence window:
- the SEMA6C gene encoding semaphorin-6C isoform X2 — translation MPRAPYFMPLLFLLLLLSLPHTQAAFPQDPLPLLTSDLQGTSPLSWFRGLEDDAVVAELGLDFQKFLTLNRTLLVAARDHVFSFDLQAQEKGTGLVPNKYLTWRSQDMENCAVRGKLTDECHNYIRVLVPWDSQTLLACGTNSFSPVCRSYGITSLQQEGEELSGQARCPFDATQSNVAVFAEGSLYSATAADFQASDAVVYRSLGPQPPLRSAKYDSKWLREPHFVHALEHGDHVYFFFREVSVEDARLGRVQFSRVARVCKRDMGGSPRALDRHWTSFLKLRLNCSVPGDSTFYFDVLQALTGPVDLYGRSALFGVFTTQTNSIPGSAVCAFYLDDIEHGFEGKFKEQRSLDGAWTPVSEDRVPSPRPGSCAGVGVAALFPSSRDLPDDVLTFIKAHPLLDPAVPPATHQPLLTLTSRALLTQLAVDGRAGPYRNTTVLFLGSNDGTVLKVLPPGGPSGGREPILLEEINAYSPSRCSGKRAAQTARRVIGLELDPEGHRLFVAFSGCIIYLPLSRCARHGACRRSCLASQDPYCGWHSSRGCVDIRGPGGTDVDPAGNQEFTEHGDCQDGATGSQSGTGDSAYGVRRDLPPASASLSVPIPLLLACAAAAFALGASVSGLLVSCACRRAHRRRSKDVETPGLPRPLSLRSLARLHGAGPELPPKDRDGAQMPQLYTTFLPPPDGVAPPEVACLPTPESTPELPVKHLHHAGGPWEWNQNGNNAKEGPGRARGGSAAGGPAPRVLVRPPPPGCPGQAVEVTTLEELLRYLHGPQPSRKGVEAPAVAALTSRALPPERVPTPAPSLFAGSSLLPRECGPPLRLDVPPEGKCAAPSTRPALSAPAPRLGVGSSRRMPFPTHRAPPALLTRVPSGGPSRYCGGPGRHLLYLGRPEGYRGRALKRVDVEKPQLPPKPPLVSPSSQPAVPNGSHFNF, via the exons ATGCCCCGTGCCCCCTACTTCATGCCTTTGCTGTTTCTGCTGCTGTTGCTCTCACTTCCCCACACCCAGGCGGCCTTTCCCCAggaccccctccctctgctgaccTCTGACCTGCAAG GTACTTCCCCATTATCCTGGTTCCGGGGCCTGGAGGATGATGCTGTGGTTGCAGAACTCGGGCTGGACTTTCAGAAATTCCTGACCTTGAACCGGACCTTGCTAGTGGCTGCCCG GGATCACGTTTTCTCCTTCGATCTTCAAGCTCAGGAAAAAGGAACAGGGCTGGTGCCCAACAAG TATCTGACATGGCGGAGTCAAGACATGGAGAACTGTGCTGTACGGGGAAAGCTGACG GACGAGTGCCACAACTACATTCGTGTTCTTGTTCCCTGGGACTCTCAGACACTCCTTGCCTGTGGAACGAATTCATTCAGCCCCGTGTGCCGCAGCTATGGG ataACTTCGCTGCAGCAGGAGGGTGAAGAGCTGAGTGGACAGGCTCGATGCCCCTTTGATGCCACCCAGTCCAACGTGGCTGTCTTTGCAG AGGGCAGCCTTTACTCAGCCACTGCTGCGGACTTCCAGGCCAGTGATGCTGTAGTTTACAGAAGCCTCGGGCCTCAGCCCCCACTCCGCTCCGCCAAGTACGACTCCAAGTGGCTCAGAG AGCCACACTTTGTCCATGCCTTGGAGCATGGAGACCATGTCTACTTCTTTTTCCGGGAGGTCTCTGTGGAGGATGCCCGGCTGGGAAGG GTACAGTTCTCCCGAGTTGCCCGTGTGTGTAAGCGTGACATGGGTGGCTCGCCTCGGGCCTTGGACCGCCACTGGACATCCTTCCTGAAGCTGAGGCTCAACTGCTCTGTCCCTGGGGACTCTACCTTCTATTTTGACGTCTTACAGGCCTTAACTGGGCCTGTGGACTTGTATGGCCGCTCCGCTCTCTTTGGGGTCTTCACCACCCAGACCAATAG CATCCCTGGCTCTGCGGTCTGTGCCTTCTACCTGGATGATATCGAGCATGGGTTTGAGGGCAAGTTCAAGGAGCAGAGGAGTCTGGATGGGGCCTGGACACCTGTATCTGAGGACAGGGTTCCCTCCCCCAG GCCAGGATCCTGTGCCGGAGTTGGTGTGGCTGCCTTGTTCCCCTCCTCTCGAGACCTACCCGATGATGTCCTGACCTTCATCAAGGCTCACCCGCTGCTGGACCCCGCTGTGCCACCGGCCACCCATCAGCCTCTGCTCACCCTCACCAGCAG GGCCCTACTGACCCAGTTAGCTGTGGATGGTAGGGCTGGTCCCTACAGGAACACCACAGTCCTATTCCTGGGCTCCAATGATGGGACCGTGCTGAAGGTGCTGCCCCCAGGGGGGCCCTCTGGAGGACGTGAGCCCATCCTGCTGGAGGAAATCAATGCCTACAGCCCCTCCAG ATGCAGTGGGAAGCGGGCCGCCCAAACAGCACGGCGGGTCATAGGGCTGGAGCTGGACCCTGAAGGTCACAGGCTCTTTGTGGCTTTTTCTGGCTGCATCATCTACCTCCCTCTCAGCCGGTGTGCCCGGCACGGGGCCTGTCGGAG GAGCTGCCTGGCTTCTCAGGACCCATACTGTGGATGGCACAGCTCCAGAGGCTGTGTGGATATCAGGGGACCTGGTGG GACTGATGTGGACCCAGCTGGGAACCAGGAATTCACGGAGCACGGCGACTGCCAAG ATGGAGCTACTGGGAGTCAGTCTGGCACAGGGGATTCTGCTTATG GCGTGCGCCGGGACCTCcccccagcctcagcctccctctcCGTCCCCATCCCACTCCTCCTGGCCTGTGCTGCTGCAGCCTTCGCCCTGGGCGCCTCAGTCTCtggcctcctggtctcctgcGCCTGTCGCCGGGCCCACAGACGTCGGAGCAAGGACGTCGAGACTCCGGGGCTCCCGCGCCCTCTCTCCCTTCGCAGCCTGGCCCGGCTGCACGGGGCGGGCCCAGAGCTGCCGCCCAAGGACAGAGACGGGGCGCAGATGCCCCAGCTCTACAccaccttcctgcctccccccGACGGCGTAGCCCCGCCGGAGGTGGCCTGCCTGCCCACGCCGGAGTCCACGCCCGAGCTGCCCGTCAAGCACCTACACCACGCTGGGGGGCCCTGGGAGTGGAACCAGAATGGGAACAACGCCAAGGAGGGCCCCGGCCGCGCGCGGGGCGGAAGCGCTGCGGGAGGGCCAGCGCCGCGAGTGCTGGTGAGGCCACCACCGCCTGGCTGTCCCGGGCAGGCCGTGGAAGTCACCACCCTGGAAGAACTGCTGCGCTACCTGCACGGCCCGCAGCCATCCAGGAAAGGGGTCGAGGCCCCGGCGGTGGCAGCATTGACCTCGCGGGCGCTCCCACCAGAGCGggttcccacccccgccccctccctctttgcgggctccagcctcctcccccgaGAGTGCGGACCGCCTCTGAGGCTGGACGTGCCCCCCGAGGGGAAGTGTGCTGCGCCGTCCACCCGGCCCGCCCTCTCCGCCCCTGCTCCCCGGCTAGGGGTCGGAAGCAGTCGGAGGATGCCCTTCCCCACGCACCGGGCGCCCCCCGCCCTGCTCACTCGGGTCCCCTCGGGGGGGCCCTCCAGGTACTGCGGGGGTCCCGGGAGACATCTCCTGTATCTGGGCCGGCCAGAGGGGTATCGGGGCCGCGCTCTGAAGAGGGTAGACGTCGAGAAACCCCAGCTGCCCCCGAAGCCTCCCCTCGTCTCGCCCTCTTCCCAGCCGGCTGTCCCCAACGGCAgccattttaacttttaa
- the SEMA6C gene encoding semaphorin-6C isoform X1 has product MPRAPYFMPLLFLLLLLSLPHTQAAFPQDPLPLLTSDLQGTSPLSWFRGLEDDAVVAELGLDFQKFLTLNRTLLVAARDHVFSFDLQAQEKGTGLVPNKYLTWRSQDMENCAVRGKLTDECHNYIRVLVPWDSQTLLACGTNSFSPVCRSYGITSLQQEGEELSGQARCPFDATQSNVAVFAEGSLYSATAADFQASDAVVYRSLGPQPPLRSAKYDSKWLREPHFVHALEHGDHVYFFFREVSVEDARLGRVQFSRVARVCKRDMGGSPRALDRHWTSFLKLRLNCSVPGDSTFYFDVLQALTGPVDLYGRSALFGVFTTQTNSIPGSAVCAFYLDDIEHGFEGKFKEQRSLDGAWTPVSEDRVPSPRPGSCAGVGVAALFPSSRDLPDDVLTFIKAHPLLDPAVPPATHQPLLTLTSRALLTQLAVDGRAGPYRNTTVLFLGSNDGTVLKVLPPGGPSGGREPILLEEINAYSPSRCSGKRAAQTARRVIGLELDPEGHRLFVAFSGCIIYLPLSRCARHGACRRSCLASQDPYCGWHSSRGCVDIRGPGGTDVDPAGNQEFTEHGDCQDGATGSQSGTGDSAYVLLGPGPSPETPSPPSDAHPWPQSSTLGAHTQGVRRDLPPASASLSVPIPLLLACAAAAFALGASVSGLLVSCACRRAHRRRSKDVETPGLPRPLSLRSLARLHGAGPELPPKDRDGAQMPQLYTTFLPPPDGVAPPEVACLPTPESTPELPVKHLHHAGGPWEWNQNGNNAKEGPGRARGGSAAGGPAPRVLVRPPPPGCPGQAVEVTTLEELLRYLHGPQPSRKGVEAPAVAALTSRALPPERVPTPAPSLFAGSSLLPRECGPPLRLDVPPEGKCAAPSTRPALSAPAPRLGVGSSRRMPFPTHRAPPALLTRVPSGGPSRYCGGPGRHLLYLGRPEGYRGRALKRVDVEKPQLPPKPPLVSPSSQPAVPNGSHFNF; this is encoded by the exons ATGCCCCGTGCCCCCTACTTCATGCCTTTGCTGTTTCTGCTGCTGTTGCTCTCACTTCCCCACACCCAGGCGGCCTTTCCCCAggaccccctccctctgctgaccTCTGACCTGCAAG GTACTTCCCCATTATCCTGGTTCCGGGGCCTGGAGGATGATGCTGTGGTTGCAGAACTCGGGCTGGACTTTCAGAAATTCCTGACCTTGAACCGGACCTTGCTAGTGGCTGCCCG GGATCACGTTTTCTCCTTCGATCTTCAAGCTCAGGAAAAAGGAACAGGGCTGGTGCCCAACAAG TATCTGACATGGCGGAGTCAAGACATGGAGAACTGTGCTGTACGGGGAAAGCTGACG GACGAGTGCCACAACTACATTCGTGTTCTTGTTCCCTGGGACTCTCAGACACTCCTTGCCTGTGGAACGAATTCATTCAGCCCCGTGTGCCGCAGCTATGGG ataACTTCGCTGCAGCAGGAGGGTGAAGAGCTGAGTGGACAGGCTCGATGCCCCTTTGATGCCACCCAGTCCAACGTGGCTGTCTTTGCAG AGGGCAGCCTTTACTCAGCCACTGCTGCGGACTTCCAGGCCAGTGATGCTGTAGTTTACAGAAGCCTCGGGCCTCAGCCCCCACTCCGCTCCGCCAAGTACGACTCCAAGTGGCTCAGAG AGCCACACTTTGTCCATGCCTTGGAGCATGGAGACCATGTCTACTTCTTTTTCCGGGAGGTCTCTGTGGAGGATGCCCGGCTGGGAAGG GTACAGTTCTCCCGAGTTGCCCGTGTGTGTAAGCGTGACATGGGTGGCTCGCCTCGGGCCTTGGACCGCCACTGGACATCCTTCCTGAAGCTGAGGCTCAACTGCTCTGTCCCTGGGGACTCTACCTTCTATTTTGACGTCTTACAGGCCTTAACTGGGCCTGTGGACTTGTATGGCCGCTCCGCTCTCTTTGGGGTCTTCACCACCCAGACCAATAG CATCCCTGGCTCTGCGGTCTGTGCCTTCTACCTGGATGATATCGAGCATGGGTTTGAGGGCAAGTTCAAGGAGCAGAGGAGTCTGGATGGGGCCTGGACACCTGTATCTGAGGACAGGGTTCCCTCCCCCAG GCCAGGATCCTGTGCCGGAGTTGGTGTGGCTGCCTTGTTCCCCTCCTCTCGAGACCTACCCGATGATGTCCTGACCTTCATCAAGGCTCACCCGCTGCTGGACCCCGCTGTGCCACCGGCCACCCATCAGCCTCTGCTCACCCTCACCAGCAG GGCCCTACTGACCCAGTTAGCTGTGGATGGTAGGGCTGGTCCCTACAGGAACACCACAGTCCTATTCCTGGGCTCCAATGATGGGACCGTGCTGAAGGTGCTGCCCCCAGGGGGGCCCTCTGGAGGACGTGAGCCCATCCTGCTGGAGGAAATCAATGCCTACAGCCCCTCCAG ATGCAGTGGGAAGCGGGCCGCCCAAACAGCACGGCGGGTCATAGGGCTGGAGCTGGACCCTGAAGGTCACAGGCTCTTTGTGGCTTTTTCTGGCTGCATCATCTACCTCCCTCTCAGCCGGTGTGCCCGGCACGGGGCCTGTCGGAG GAGCTGCCTGGCTTCTCAGGACCCATACTGTGGATGGCACAGCTCCAGAGGCTGTGTGGATATCAGGGGACCTGGTGG GACTGATGTGGACCCAGCTGGGAACCAGGAATTCACGGAGCACGGCGACTGCCAAG ATGGAGCTACTGGGAGTCAGTCTGGCACAGGGGATTCTGCTTATG TGCTTCTGGGTCCTGGCCCTTCCCCTGAGACCCCCAGCCCCCCCAGTGATGCCCACCCCTGGCCCCAGTCTTCCACTCTTGGAGCTCACACTCAGG GCGTGCGCCGGGACCTCcccccagcctcagcctccctctcCGTCCCCATCCCACTCCTCCTGGCCTGTGCTGCTGCAGCCTTCGCCCTGGGCGCCTCAGTCTCtggcctcctggtctcctgcGCCTGTCGCCGGGCCCACAGACGTCGGAGCAAGGACGTCGAGACTCCGGGGCTCCCGCGCCCTCTCTCCCTTCGCAGCCTGGCCCGGCTGCACGGGGCGGGCCCAGAGCTGCCGCCCAAGGACAGAGACGGGGCGCAGATGCCCCAGCTCTACAccaccttcctgcctccccccGACGGCGTAGCCCCGCCGGAGGTGGCCTGCCTGCCCACGCCGGAGTCCACGCCCGAGCTGCCCGTCAAGCACCTACACCACGCTGGGGGGCCCTGGGAGTGGAACCAGAATGGGAACAACGCCAAGGAGGGCCCCGGCCGCGCGCGGGGCGGAAGCGCTGCGGGAGGGCCAGCGCCGCGAGTGCTGGTGAGGCCACCACCGCCTGGCTGTCCCGGGCAGGCCGTGGAAGTCACCACCCTGGAAGAACTGCTGCGCTACCTGCACGGCCCGCAGCCATCCAGGAAAGGGGTCGAGGCCCCGGCGGTGGCAGCATTGACCTCGCGGGCGCTCCCACCAGAGCGggttcccacccccgccccctccctctttgcgggctccagcctcctcccccgaGAGTGCGGACCGCCTCTGAGGCTGGACGTGCCCCCCGAGGGGAAGTGTGCTGCGCCGTCCACCCGGCCCGCCCTCTCCGCCCCTGCTCCCCGGCTAGGGGTCGGAAGCAGTCGGAGGATGCCCTTCCCCACGCACCGGGCGCCCCCCGCCCTGCTCACTCGGGTCCCCTCGGGGGGGCCCTCCAGGTACTGCGGGGGTCCCGGGAGACATCTCCTGTATCTGGGCCGGCCAGAGGGGTATCGGGGCCGCGCTCTGAAGAGGGTAGACGTCGAGAAACCCCAGCTGCCCCCGAAGCCTCCCCTCGTCTCGCCCTCTTCCCAGCCGGCTGTCCCCAACGGCAgccattttaacttttaa